The region GATCCGGCGGTTCGCCCGGTACACGCCCGCGTCGTGGTCCTCGACCACGGCGTCGGCGAGAACGGCTCGGAGATGGTCCAGCGTCTCGGTCATGGGTCCTCCAACGGCCTCGATCGGCTCTGATCGGCCTGGCTGCGGCCCGTGGCCGCCTGGCATGACCGCAGACCATGGCAGGAGGTGGCGGCGGTCACACCAGGTGAATGCCTAGTCCTGACCCAGGGTGTAATTAATCGACGTCATTTATCAATCATGCGAAAACGACTCCTTGTCCTGACTCAATTTCGGTACCTACCGTTCATCCAGCGAGGCACCGGCACGTCGGCTTGGAGCTGGAGGGAGGTCCGACGATGGAACTGCGTCACCTGCGCTACTTCACCGCGGTGGCCGAGACTTGCCACTTCGGCCGGGCCGCCGAGCGGCTGCACCTGGCGCAGCCGGCCCTCTCGCACGCCATCCGGCAGCTGGAGGCAGAGCTCGGCGCGCCCCTGTTCACCCGCACCACGCGCCAGGTGCGGCTCACGCCGGCCGGCGAGTTCCTCCTCGGCGAGGCGCGGCGGGTGCTCGGCGCGGTCGACGACAGCGTGCGCGGCGTGCGCCGCATCGCCGACGGCCGCGGCGGCCTGCTCCGGGTCGGCTTCACCGGCACCGCGGCGTTCTCACAGCTGCCCAGGATCGCCCGCGTGGTCAGGCGCGAGCTGCCCGGTGTCGCGCTGGAGATCCACTCGGACCTGCTCACCCCCGCCCAGTGCGACGGGCTGCGCGCCGGCGACCTCGACCTCGGCGTGCTGCGCCCGCCCGCACGGGGCGACGGCATCGAGCTGCACACGATCGAGGTCGAGCCGCTGATCCTGGCCGTACCCGCCGACCACCGGCTCGCGGTCGAACCGGAGCTGTCCGTGGCCGACCTCAGAGCCGAGGACTTCGTCGTCTACGCCGGCAAGGACTCGGTGGTCAACGACGCGGTGCTGCGCAGCTGCCAGGCCGCGGGCTTCAGCCCGCACCGCGAGCACGAGGCGGCGGGCACCGCCGTGCTGCTCGCACTGGTCGCCGGCGGCCTCGGCGTCGCGGTCCTGCCCGCGCCGGCCCGCGCGCTGCCGCTGGCCGGGGTCGTGTTCCGCGACCTCGCCGACGCCGGCAGCGTCGAGCTCGCACTCGCCTGGCGGCGCGACGACGACTCCGCACTCCTCCGGTCGGTCCTCGACGTCCTCGAGACCGCCCTGCCCGCCGAACCGCACCCCAGCGAGGTCCGAGCATGAAGATCACCGGCATCGAGGCGATCCCCTTCGCCATCCCCTATCGCAAGCCGCTCAGGTTCGCCTCGGGCGAGGTGCACGCCGCCGAGCACGTGCTCGTCCGGGTGCACACCGACGACGGGGTCGTGGGGGTGGCCGAGGCACCGCCCCGGCCGTTCACCTACGGCGAGACCCAGGCCGGGGTGGCCGCGGTGATCGAGAAGATCTTCGCGCCCCAGCTCGTGGGGCTGAGCCTGCTCGAACGCGAGACCATGGCGGCCCGGCTGGCCCGCACGGTGGGCAACCCGGCCGCCAAGGCCGCGATCGACATGGCCGTGTGGGACGCGCTGGGCCGCACCCTGGACGTGCAGGTCACCGAGCTGCTCGGCGGCTACACCGACCGGATGCGCGTCTCGCACATGCTCGGCTTCGACGAGCCCGCCGCCATGGTCGCCGAGGCGGAGCGGATGCGCGCCGGCCACGGCATCACCACGTTCAAGGTGAAGGTCGGGCGCCGCCCGGTCGCCCTGGACACCGCGGTGGTGCGGGCACTGCGCGACGGGCTCGGCGACGACGTCGAGCTCTACGTCGACGGCAACCGCGGCTGGACCGCCGCGGAGTCGGCGGTGGCGATGAAGGAGATGGCCGACCTCGGCCTGCTCTTCGCCGAAGAGCTGTGCCCGGCCGACGACGTGCTGGGGCGGCGCTGGCTGGTGTCGCAGCTCGACGTGCCGTTCATCGCCGACGAGTCCGCCGTCACCCCGGCCGACGTGACGCGGGAGGTGCTGGCCGGCTCGGCGACCGCGGTCAGCGTCAAGACCGCGCGCACCGGCTTCACCCGCTCGCAGCGCGTGCACCACCTCGCCGAGGGCCTCGGCCTGGAAGTCGTGATGGGCAACCAGATCGACGGCCAGCTGGGGTCGGTCTGCACGGTCGCGTTCGGGGCGGCCTACCGGCTCACGTCCCGGCGCGCGGGCGAGCTGTCCAACTTCCTCGACATGAGCGACGACCTGCTCACCGAGCCGCTGGACATCCGCGACGGCGAGCTGGCCATCCGCCCGGGTGCCGGGCTCGGGGTCGACATCGACCCCGCGAAGCTCGAGCACTACCGCCAGGACGCCTGACCCGAACAGAAGCAACGAGGAGGACCCCATGTCCACCACCCACGACGCGCCCACCGCGGCCGCCTCCGGCGCAAACGCCACCGAGCGGTTCAAGTCCGACAAGACCTCGGGCGTCTCCGCCACACCGTCGGAGCGCGTGGACCTGCTGGTCCGCGAGGTGCTGGAAGCGGTCCACGCGACCATCCGCAAGCACAAGGTCACCTACGACGAGTACAACGCGCTCAAGTCGTGGCTGATCGGCGTCGGCGAGGACGGCGAGTGGCCGCTGTTCCTGGACGTGTGGGTCGAGCACGTCGTCGAGGAGGTCGCCACCGAACACCGCG is a window of Saccharopolyspora erythraea NRRL 2338 DNA encoding:
- a CDS encoding LysR substrate-binding domain-containing protein, giving the protein MELRHLRYFTAVAETCHFGRAAERLHLAQPALSHAIRQLEAELGAPLFTRTTRQVRLTPAGEFLLGEARRVLGAVDDSVRGVRRIADGRGGLLRVGFTGTAAFSQLPRIARVVRRELPGVALEIHSDLLTPAQCDGLRAGDLDLGVLRPPARGDGIELHTIEVEPLILAVPADHRLAVEPELSVADLRAEDFVVYAGKDSVVNDAVLRSCQAAGFSPHREHEAAGTAVLLALVAGGLGVAVLPAPARALPLAGVVFRDLADAGSVELALAWRRDDDSALLRSVLDVLETALPAEPHPSEVRA
- a CDS encoding mandelate racemase/muconate lactonizing enzyme family protein, translating into MKITGIEAIPFAIPYRKPLRFASGEVHAAEHVLVRVHTDDGVVGVAEAPPRPFTYGETQAGVAAVIEKIFAPQLVGLSLLERETMAARLARTVGNPAAKAAIDMAVWDALGRTLDVQVTELLGGYTDRMRVSHMLGFDEPAAMVAEAERMRAGHGITTFKVKVGRRPVALDTAVVRALRDGLGDDVELYVDGNRGWTAAESAVAMKEMADLGLLFAEELCPADDVLGRRWLVSQLDVPFIADESAVTPADVTREVLAGSATAVSVKTARTGFTRSQRVHHLAEGLGLEVVMGNQIDGQLGSVCTVAFGAAYRLTSRRAGELSNFLDMSDDLLTEPLDIRDGELAIRPGAGLGVDIDPAKLEHYRQDA